Proteins encoded in a region of the Pseudomonas sp. GOM7 genome:
- a CDS encoding glutamate-5-semialdehyde dehydrogenase: MTESVHDYMTRLGQAARQASKVLARASTAQKNRALQAAANALDAARAELTAANELDLAAARASGLEPAMVDRLALTPQVIDSMIEGLRQVATLPDPIGEIEGMRYLPSGIQVGKMRVPLGVIGIIYESRPNVTIDAASLCLKSGNATILRGGSEAIHSNQAIARCIQQGLAEADLPAAAVQVVETTDRAAVGALISMPEFVDVIVPRGGKGLIERISRDAKVPVIKHLDGVCHVYVDVAADLDKAIRVCDNAKTQRYSPCNAMETLLVHKAIAARVLPPLAAIYRDKGVELRGDAATRELLGSDVLEASEDDWFAEYNAPILAIRIVDSLDSAIEHINHYGSQHTDSIITENFSDARRFLTEVDSASVMVNASTRFADGFEYGLGAEIGISTDKLHARGPVGLEGLTSQKYVVFGDGHIRT, translated from the coding sequence ATGACCGAGTCCGTGCACGACTACATGACCCGCCTGGGCCAGGCTGCTCGCCAGGCATCAAAGGTGCTCGCCCGGGCCAGCACCGCGCAGAAGAATCGCGCCTTGCAGGCCGCCGCCAATGCCCTCGATGCCGCCCGCGCCGAGCTTACCGCCGCCAACGAGCTGGATCTGGCCGCTGCCCGCGCCAGTGGCCTGGAGCCGGCCATGGTCGATCGCCTGGCACTGACGCCCCAGGTCATCGATTCGATGATCGAAGGCCTGCGCCAGGTCGCCACGTTGCCCGATCCGATCGGTGAGATCGAAGGCATGCGCTACCTGCCGTCCGGCATCCAGGTGGGCAAGATGCGCGTGCCGCTGGGCGTGATCGGCATCATCTACGAGTCGCGGCCGAACGTGACCATCGATGCTGCCAGTCTGTGCCTGAAGTCCGGCAACGCCACCATCCTGCGTGGCGGCTCCGAGGCCATCCATTCCAACCAGGCCATCGCCCGCTGCATCCAGCAGGGCCTGGCCGAGGCCGACCTGCCGGCGGCAGCCGTGCAGGTGGTGGAAACCACCGATCGCGCTGCCGTGGGCGCACTGATCAGCATGCCGGAGTTCGTCGACGTGATCGTGCCGCGTGGCGGCAAGGGTCTGATCGAGCGCATCAGCCGTGACGCCAAGGTGCCGGTGATCAAGCACCTGGATGGCGTCTGCCATGTCTACGTCGATGTGGCGGCCGACCTGGACAAGGCCATCCGCGTTTGCGACAACGCCAAGACCCAGCGTTATTCGCCGTGCAATGCCATGGAGACCCTGCTGGTGCACAAGGCCATCGCCGCCCGCGTACTGCCGCCGCTGGCCGCCATCTACCGTGACAAGGGCGTGGAACTGCGCGGCGATGCCGCCACCCGCGAACTGCTGGGTAGCGATGTGCTGGAGGCGAGCGAGGACGACTGGTTCGCCGAGTACAATGCGCCGATCCTGGCGATTCGCATCGTCGATTCGCTGGACTCGGCCATCGAGCACATCAATCACTACGGCTCGCAGCACACCGATTCGATCATCACCGAGAACTTCAGCGATGCGCGACGCTTCCTCACCGAGGTGGATTCCGCTTCGGTGATGGTCAATGCCTCCACGCGCTTCGCCGATGGCTTCGAGTACGGCCTGGGCGCGGAGATCGGCATTTCCACCGACAAGCTGCATGCACGGGGCCCGGTCGGCCTGGAAGGGCTCACCAGTCAGAAATACGTGGTTTTCGGCGACGGACACATTCGCACATAA
- the nadD gene encoding nicotinate-nucleotide adenylyltransferase translates to MNGLGVRRIGLLGGTFNPVHIGHLRAALEVAEFMQLDELRLIPSARPPHRDAPQATAEQRLAMVELAVADEPRLSVDDRELRRDRPSYTVETLESIRSELAPDDQLFLLIGWDAFCGLPSWHRWQELLEYCHLLVLQRPDADSEAPEALRDLLAARSVSDPLSLSGPGGQISFIWQTPLAVSATQIRQLLASGRSARYLLPDAVLAYIQAHQLYGVPNA, encoded by the coding sequence ATGAACGGTCTCGGCGTCCGACGTATCGGCCTGCTGGGCGGTACCTTCAACCCGGTGCACATCGGGCATCTGCGTGCGGCGCTGGAAGTCGCCGAATTCATGCAGCTCGACGAGCTGCGGCTGATTCCCAGTGCGCGCCCGCCGCACCGGGACGCACCGCAGGCCACCGCCGAGCAGCGTCTGGCCATGGTCGAGCTGGCCGTGGCAGACGAGCCCAGGTTGTCGGTCGATGATCGCGAGTTGCGCCGGGATCGTCCGTCCTACACGGTCGAAACCCTGGAGTCGATACGCAGCGAGCTGGCGCCGGACGATCAGTTGTTTCTGCTGATCGGCTGGGACGCTTTCTGCGGCCTGCCGAGTTGGCACCGCTGGCAGGAGTTGCTCGAATACTGCCACCTGCTGGTGCTGCAGCGGCCGGATGCCGACAGCGAGGCGCCCGAGGCGCTGCGCGACCTGCTGGCGGCACGCAGCGTCAGTGACCCGCTGAGCCTGAGTGGGCCGGGTGGGCAGATCAGTTTCATCTGGCAGACACCATTGGCGGTGTCTGCCACCCAGATCCGGCAATTGCTGGCCAGCGGGAGATCGGCGCGTTATCTGCTGCCCGATGCGGTGCTGGCTTATATCCAGGCACACCAGTTGTACGGTGTGCCGAACGCTTGA
- the rsfS gene encoding ribosome silencing factor, which produces MPSEELVKITVAALEEIKASDITVIDVKEKTSITDFMVIASGSSSRQVKALVDNVLEKVKEKGVRAIGSEGLDSGEWALLDLGDIVVHVMLPTARQFYDLERLWQGAEQSRAQHGAE; this is translated from the coding sequence ATGCCCAGCGAAGAGCTGGTCAAGATCACCGTTGCAGCGCTGGAAGAAATCAAGGCCAGCGACATCACCGTCATCGATGTCAAGGAAAAGACCAGCATCACCGATTTCATGGTGATCGCCAGCGGTAGCTCCAGTCGTCAGGTCAAGGCGCTGGTGGACAACGTACTGGAGAAGGTGAAGGAAAAGGGTGTACGCGCCATCGGTAGCGAAGGCCTGGATAGCGGCGAATGGGCACTGCTCGATCTGGGGGACATCGTCGTCCACGTCATGCTGCCCACCGCGCGCCAGTTCTACGATCTCGAGCGTCTGTGGCAGGGGGCCGAGCAGAGCCGCGCCCAGCACGGTGCCGAGTAA
- the rlmH gene encoding 23S rRNA (pseudouridine(1915)-N(3))-methyltransferase RlmH produces the protein MRIKLIAVGSRMPRWVEEGWQEYVKRLPAELPLELVEIPLNTRGKNADVNRLIRQEGEAMLAKVQSGERIVTLEVHGKPWSTEQLATELDRWRLDARTVNLMVGGPEGLAPEVCARSEQRWSLSPLTLPHPLVRILIGEQIYRAWTVLSGHPYHK, from the coding sequence ATGCGCATCAAGCTGATCGCCGTCGGTTCGCGCATGCCGCGCTGGGTCGAGGAGGGCTGGCAGGAGTACGTCAAGCGTCTGCCGGCCGAGCTGCCGCTGGAACTGGTGGAAATCCCGCTGAACACCCGCGGCAAGAATGCCGACGTCAACCGCCTGATCCGTCAGGAGGGCGAGGCCATGCTGGCCAAGGTGCAGTCCGGGGAACGTATCGTCACCCTGGAAGTCCATGGCAAGCCGTGGAGTACCGAGCAACTGGCGACCGAGCTGGATCGTTGGCGTCTGGATGCACGCACCGTCAACCTCATGGTCGGCGGCCCGGAAGGACTGGCGCCGGAGGTATGCGCACGCAGCGAGCAGCGCTGGTCGCTGTCGCCGTTGACCTTGCCCCATCCGCTGGTGCGCATTCTCATCGGCGAGCAGATCTACCGTGCCTGGACCGTATTGTCCGGCCATCCTTACCACAAATAG
- the mrdA gene encoding penicillin-binding protein 2, whose product MPQPIRLKDHEKDARLVKRRVIVGGVIVLLLTCVLVARMYYLQVVQYEHHSTLAENNRIHVQPIPPTRGLIYDRNGVIIADNRPSFSLTVTRERAGDWQQVLDTVVEVLELTEDDRELFERRVRQGRRPFEPVPILFELSEEQIARVAVNQFRLPGVEVAAQLVRHYPLQEHFAHSVGYVGRINEQELKRLDPTEYAGTHHIGKTGIERFYESELHGEVGYEEVETNARGRVLRVLNRIDPKPGKDIVLTLDAHLQEAAEKALGGRRGAVVAIQPKTGEVLAMVSQPSFDPNPFVTGISFKAYGELRDSIDQPLYNRVLRGLYPPGSTVKPMVAVSGLDAGVITPQTRVFDPGFYQLPNNSHKYRNWNRSGDGWIDLDLAIARSNDTYFYELAHKMGIDRLHDYMSRFGFGQRVSLDMFEETAGLMPSRDWKRARYRQPWYPGETLILGIGQGYMQTTPLQMAQATVLMATRGKWIRPHLAKSIDGVQPVDPDPVPDIVLRDPKFWEYGIHGMEQVVNGPRGTARKVGDSAVYRIAGKSGTAQVVAIRQGEKYDREKLQERHRDHALFVGFAPVDNPQIAVSVMVENGESGSGVAAPVVKAVMDAWLLDESGQLKAEYATPEKTEVSQR is encoded by the coding sequence ATGCCGCAGCCGATTCGCCTCAAGGATCACGAAAAGGACGCTCGCCTGGTCAAGCGCCGGGTGATCGTCGGGGGCGTGATCGTCCTGCTGCTGACCTGCGTGCTGGTGGCGCGCATGTACTACCTGCAGGTGGTGCAGTACGAGCATCACTCCACGCTGGCCGAGAACAACCGCATTCACGTGCAGCCAATACCGCCGACGCGTGGGCTGATCTATGACCGTAATGGCGTGATCATCGCCGATAACCGGCCCAGCTTCAGTCTCACCGTGACCCGCGAGCGGGCTGGCGACTGGCAGCAGGTGCTCGACACCGTGGTCGAAGTGTTGGAACTGACCGAGGACGACCGCGAACTGTTCGAGCGCCGCGTGCGCCAGGGGCGGCGCCCCTTCGAGCCAGTGCCGATCCTGTTCGAGCTGAGCGAGGAGCAGATCGCCCGCGTGGCGGTCAACCAGTTCCGCCTGCCGGGCGTGGAGGTGGCGGCGCAGTTGGTGCGGCATTATCCGCTGCAGGAGCATTTCGCTCATTCGGTCGGTTATGTCGGGCGCATCAACGAGCAGGAACTCAAGCGTCTCGATCCCACCGAGTATGCCGGCACCCACCATATCGGCAAGACCGGCATCGAGCGCTTCTACGAGAGCGAGCTGCACGGCGAGGTCGGCTACGAGGAGGTGGAAACCAATGCCCGTGGCCGCGTCCTGCGTGTGCTCAACCGTATCGACCCGAAACCGGGCAAGGACATCGTCCTGACCCTCGACGCCCATCTGCAGGAAGCTGCGGAGAAGGCCCTGGGCGGGCGCCGTGGCGCGGTAGTGGCGATCCAGCCGAAAACCGGCGAGGTGCTGGCCATGGTCAGCCAGCCCAGCTTCGACCCCAATCCATTCGTTACCGGCATCAGCTTCAAGGCCTATGGCGAGCTGCGCGATTCCATCGACCAGCCGCTGTACAACCGCGTGCTGCGTGGCCTCTATCCGCCAGGCTCGACGGTCAAGCCGATGGTGGCAGTGTCCGGCCTCGACGCCGGGGTGATCACCCCGCAGACACGGGTGTTCGACCCTGGCTTCTATCAATTGCCCAACAACAGCCACAAGTATCGCAACTGGAACCGCAGTGGCGATGGCTGGATCGATCTGGATCTGGCCATCGCCCGCTCCAACGACACCTACTTCTATGAGCTGGCGCACAAGATGGGCATCGATCGCCTGCACGACTACATGAGCCGCTTCGGTTTCGGCCAGCGCGTGTCCCTGGACATGTTCGAGGAGACGGCGGGGCTGATGCCCTCGCGTGACTGGAAGCGCGCCCGTTATCGCCAGCCCTGGTACCCTGGAGAAACCCTGATCCTCGGCATCGGCCAGGGCTACATGCAGACCACGCCGCTGCAGATGGCGCAGGCCACGGTGCTGATGGCCACGCGCGGCAAGTGGATCCGCCCGCACCTGGCCAAGTCCATCGATGGCGTGCAGCCGGTGGATCCCGATCCGGTTCCGGATATCGTCTTGCGTGATCCGAAATTCTGGGAGTACGGCATTCACGGCATGGAGCAGGTGGTCAATGGTCCACGAGGCACCGCGCGCAAGGTAGGCGATAGCGCGGTTTACCGGATCGCTGGCAAGAGCGGTACGGCGCAGGTAGTGGCCATCCGTCAGGGCGAGAAGTACGACCGCGAAAAATTGCAGGAGCGCCATCGTGACCATGCCCTGTTCGTCGGTTTCGCTCCGGTCGACAACCCGCAGATCGCCGTGTCGGTGATGGTGGAGAACGGCGAGTCCGGTTCAGGTGTCGCCGCGCCGGTGGTCAAGGCGGTGATGGACGCCTGGCTGCTGGATGAGAGCGGCCAGCTCAAGGCCGAGTACGCCACGCCGGAGAAAACCGAGGTCAGTCAGCGATGA